The Microbacterium esteraromaticum genome contains the following window.
CGGCGGGCGCACGGCTGATCAATGGTGACCGGATGTGGCACTACGTCGAGGGGATCGAGAACTGGGATCCGGTGTGGCCGGACCATGGCATCCGCATCCTGCCCGGTCCGTCCTCGCTGTGGCTCGATGCCACCGGCCGCAGACTGCCCGTCCCGCTGTACCCGGGCTTCGACACGCTGGGCACGCTCGCGCACCTGCGCACGACCGGGCACGACCACTCCTGGTTCGTCACGTCGTTGAAGGTGATCGAGAAGGAGTTCGCGCTCTCGGGCAGTGAACAGAACCCCGACCTCACCGGCCGGGATCTGAAGCTGCTGGTGAAGTCCCGGCTGGCGAAGGGGCCCACCGGCCCGGTGCGGGCGTTCCTCGACGAGGGCGCCGATTTCATCGTCGAGGACGACCTCGAGGCGTTGCTCGCTCGCATGCGATCAGCGCCCGGTGGCGACGTCCTCGATGTGGATCGTGCGCGCGACGAGGTCACGGCACGTGACCGCGAGATCGACAACGACTTCACCAAAGACGCGCAGATCGCCATGCTGCGCTCCATGCGCGGATATCGCGGCGACCGGCTGATCCGCACCGCGGCACCGCACCGTCTGCAAGATCCCGCGGCCGGGCCGATGGTCGCCGTGCGCCTGCATGTGCTGACCCGTAAATCGCTCGGCGGGATCGAGACCGACCTGGAGGGACGCGCCCTCGGCGCCGATGGCGTGCCGGTCCCCGGCCTGTACGCGGCGGGCGAGGCCGCCGGTTTCGGTGGCGGAGGCGTGCACGGCTATCGCGCGCTGGAAGGAACGTTCCTGGGCGGATGCTTGTTCTCGGGTCGGCAGGCGGGGCGTGCGGCCTCGCGTTAGGCGCCCACCGCAGTACCGGTCCCCCGGACAGCGGTCAGGCCCGTCACGGCCGGCCCGCGGCTGAGAATGTGCCCGCGCGCGAAGGCGAGGCGTGTCCAGCGGCCCGAGCGCGTGATGCGCACCTGCTCACCGACCGGTGTGACTGCCGTGCCCGTGCGGTCGGAGGCGATGAACCCGAACGCGTGGGCGGCGAAGGCCACCCCACGCGGCAGGCCCAGGAGGTCCTCATCGGGCTCTCCCCATACCCGCGAACGCAGCGCGCGCACGGCGTCCTCCCCGGCGCCCGGTGTGGTGCCGCGAGCGACGGCCGAAATGCCCCACTGCGCACGGTCGCCGATGATGCGGTCGGACAGCTCTCCGATCAGCTCCCAGCCGTCGCGCGGGGGTGAGACGCCCGCCCAAGCCGGCGCCCTGCCGGTCTCGGGCAATGCGAGCTCGGCGGGCGACGCTCCCGGTGAGAGTTCGTCGACGACGATGTCGCAGCGCAGCTCGGGGTCGGCGCGCACAATGCGCATCGCCAGAACCGTCGGCGTCTGATCGAGGAATCCCTGCGGTGCCAGCGCGGCGGCCGTCACCACGAGGATGCCGTCGGCGGCCTGAAGGCGCACTCCTTCCGCGGATGCCGTGGCGGCGCGCCCGGCGAAGGTCAGCACATCACGTGCCGTGTCGGCATCGGAGAGAACGAGAGGTCTGGTCACTCCTTCTAAACTAGTCGGATGACCGCCGACGAGCCCGCCCGCAGATCCGTCGACGCGCTGTTGTCGGTGCTCGACCTGACCTCGTCCGGTGCCCGCACCACGGAAGACATCTTCACCGGCAGCTCGCAGCCGATGCCGACCGGTCGCGTGTATGGCGGTCAGGTGCTGGCACAATCACTCATCGCGACTGAACGGACGCTCCCCGAGGAGCGCGCGGTCCACTCGATGCACGGCTACTTCCTGCGCCCCGGCGACGCCACCCAGGGCATCACGTTCTCGGTCGATCGCATTCACGACGGCCGCTCATTCTCGACACGGCGGGCGCAGGCGTTCCAGGGCGGTCTGCCGATCTTCTCGATGATCGCCTCGTTCCAGGACGCCGGTCCCGGCATCGAGCACGCCGAGCCCATGCCCACCGGCATCCCGGCACCCGAGTACGTCGAGTCGAGCGATGCCATCCTCGACGCCGGCGCACTGCTCGGAGTGCGCCCCGTCGACATCCGGCATGTCGAGGGCCCCATCTACCAGCAGGCGGCGCAGGCGCACGTGGCGCAGCAGGCGGTCTGGGTGCGTATGCGCGCGCCGCTGCCCGATGACCCACGTGTGCACCGGGCAGCGCTCGCCTACCTCAGCGACTTGACGATCCAGGAGTCGATCCTGCGGCGTCATGGCGTCAGCTGGAATCTGAAGGGGCTGAAGGTCGCGAGCCTCGACCACGCAATGTGGTGGCACCGCCCCGGCCGAGCCGACGATTGGCTGCTCTACGTGCAGTCATCCCCCAACGCGCGCGGCGGACGCGGACTCGCCCAGGGACGCATCTACAGCCGTGACGGCGTACTGGTGGCGACGGTCGCGCAAGAGATCATGGTGCGGGTGCCGCAGGGCGACTGAGTCGCCGCCGCCAGCACATGTCCGTGCAGGCGGTGTCAGCGGTGCTGGTACGCGATGGGCTCGCCGACGTACGGCTCCCACGCGGCGCGCATCTCGGGACTCAGCCGCACCGGACGGCCGGTGATGGCATCCACGAGCACGATCACCGCAGTCGACCGGGCGTACAGCACGCGCTCGTCGCTCTCGGCGTGACTGAACACGTCATAGCAGACCTGCAGGCTCGACCCGCCGAGCTTGCCGAACCACATCTCGACATCCAACGGACGCCGCTGGTACGGCACCGGCGCGAGATACTCGATCTCCTGCCGGGCGATCAGGGTGAGCACACCCTGATCGACCCCGGTGGAGAGTACGGCCGTGTCGGGGGCCTGCTCCCCCGGCTCGGGCTGCCAGAAGGCGCGCACGCGCGCCTCTTCGAGCAGCTTGAGCATGGAGGTGTTGTTGACGTGGTTGAACGCGTCGAGATCTCCCCACCGCAGGTGGATGGGAATGTGCAGGCGCATGGGGTTCGCTTTCTCAGAACGTCAGTCGGCGGCGGGCCCCACGCCCCCGAGGCTCCGGGGAGCGCGAAGCGATGCCCGGAGTGGGGCGAGGGATCAGTCGCGCGTGAGCTTGCGGTGGGTCGTGCGGTGCGGGCGCGCAGCCTCGGGGCCCATGCGCTCGATCTTGTTCGCCTCGTAGGCCTCGAAGTTGCCCTCGAACCAGTGCCACTGAGCAGGGTTCTCGTCGGTGCCCTCGTAGGCGAGGATGTGCGTGGCAATGCGGTCGAGGAACCACCGGTCGTGGGTGATCACCACGGCGCAACCGGGGAACTCCAGCAACGCGTTCTCCAGCGAGCTGAGGGTCTCGACGTCGAGGTCGTTGGTCGGCTCGTCGAGCAGCAGCAGGTTGCCACCCTCCTTGAGGGTCAGCGCGAGGTTCAGTCGGTTGCGCTCTCCACCCGAGAGCACGCCGGCCTTCTTCTGCTGGTCCGGTCCCTTGAAGCCGAACTTCGACACGTAGGCGCGCGAGGGGATCTCAGTCTTGCCGACGGTGATGAAGTCGAGTCCGTCCGAGACGACCTCCCACAGCGTCTTGTTGGGGTCGATGTTGCCGCGCGACTGGTCGACGTAGCTGATCTTGACCGTCTCACCGATCTTCAGGTCGCCGCCGTCGAGCGGCTCCAGTCCGACGATGGTCTTGAACAGGGTCGTCTTTCCGACACCGTTGGGACCGATGACGCCGACGATGCCGTTCGGGGGCAGGCTGAAGCCCAAACCGTCGATCAGCTTGCGGTCGCCGAAGCCCTTCTGCAGGTTCTTCGCCTCGATGACGACGTTGCCCAGTCGCGGCCCTGCCGGGATCTGGATCTCTTCGAAATCAAGCTTGCGGGTGCGCTCGGCCTCGGCCGCCATCTCTTCGTAGCGGGCCAGACGTGCCTTCGACTTCGTCTGACGGCCCTTCGCGCTGGAGCGGACCCACTCCAGCTCGTCCTTGAGGCGCTTGGCGAGCTTGGCGTCCTTCTTGCCCTGGATGTCGAGGCGCTCGGCCTTCTTCTCCAGGTACGTCGAGTAGTTACCCTCGTAGCCGATCAGGCGGCCGCGGTCGACCTCGGCGATCCATTCGGCCACGTTGTCGAGGAAGTACCGGTCGTGGGTGATCGCGATCACGGCACCCTTGTAGTCCTTGAGGTGCTGCTCGAGCCACAGCACGCTCTCGGCGTCGAGGTGGTTGGTGGGCTCATCGAGCAGCAGCAGGTCGGGCTTCTGCAACAGCAGCTTCGCCAGCGCCACGCGGCGCTTCTCGCCGCCCGAGAGCGGACCGATCGGCGCGTCCG
Protein-coding sequences here:
- a CDS encoding acyl-CoA thioesterase; translated protein: MTADEPARRSVDALLSVLDLTSSGARTTEDIFTGSSQPMPTGRVYGGQVLAQSLIATERTLPEERAVHSMHGYFLRPGDATQGITFSVDRIHDGRSFSTRRAQAFQGGLPIFSMIASFQDAGPGIEHAEPMPTGIPAPEYVESSDAILDAGALLGVRPVDIRHVEGPIYQQAAQAHVAQQAVWVRMRAPLPDDPRVHRAALAYLSDLTIQESILRRHGVSWNLKGLKVASLDHAMWWHRPGRADDWLLYVQSSPNARGGRGLAQGRIYSRDGVLVATVAQEIMVRVPQGD
- a CDS encoding acyl-CoA thioesterase, with amino-acid sequence MRLHIPIHLRWGDLDAFNHVNNTSMLKLLEEARVRAFWQPEPGEQAPDTAVLSTGVDQGVLTLIARQEIEYLAPVPYQRRPLDVEMWFGKLGGSSLQVCYDVFSHAESDERVLYARSTAVIVLVDAITGRPVRLSPEMRAAWEPYVGEPIAYQHR
- a CDS encoding FAD-binding dehydrogenase — encoded protein: MTAASSPATDVLVIGWGLAGLTAASEAIAAGRRVTIIDQEARGDLGGQAWWSFGGLFLVDSPEQRRMGIKDSLDLARQDWFGNAGFDRPEDAWPRRWAEAYLQFAAGEKRSWLRERGVGFFPVVGWAERGGSGAIGPGNSVPRFHITWGTGPGIVAPFAAAVEAGEAAGRVTVLPRHRVTELLVDDGAIVGARGAVLAPSDTPRGVASSREPVGEFVIRADATIVASGGIGGDHDLVRAAWPARLGTPPAHMLTGVPAYVDGSMHAVSSAAGARLINGDRMWHYVEGIENWDPVWPDHGIRILPGPSSLWLDATGRRLPVPLYPGFDTLGTLAHLRTTGHDHSWFVTSLKVIEKEFALSGSEQNPDLTGRDLKLLVKSRLAKGPTGPVRAFLDEGADFIVEDDLEALLARMRSAPGGDVLDVDRARDEVTARDREIDNDFTKDAQIAMLRSMRGYRGDRLIRTAAPHRLQDPAAGPMVAVRLHVLTRKSLGGIETDLEGRALGADGVPVPGLYAAGEAAGFGGGGVHGYRALEGTFLGGCLFSGRQAGRAASR
- the ettA gene encoding energy-dependent translational throttle protein EttA, encoding MAEYIYSMVRARKAVGDKLILDDVTMAFLPGAKIGMVGPNGAGKSTILKIMAGLDTPSNGEAKLTPGFSVGILMQEPELDETKTVIENIQDGVAIKAKVDRFNEISALMADPDADFDSLLAEMGVLQEEIDAADGWDLDSQLEQAMDALRTPPADAPIGPLSGGEKRRVALAKLLLQKPDLLLLDEPTNHLDAESVLWLEQHLKDYKGAVIAITHDRYFLDNVAEWIAEVDRGRLIGYEGNYSTYLEKKAERLDIQGKKDAKLAKRLKDELEWVRSSAKGRQTKSKARLARYEEMAAEAERTRKLDFEEIQIPAGPRLGNVVIEAKNLQKGFGDRKLIDGLGFSLPPNGIVGVIGPNGVGKTTLFKTIVGLEPLDGGDLKIGETVKISYVDQSRGNIDPNKTLWEVVSDGLDFITVGKTEIPSRAYVSKFGFKGPDQQKKAGVLSGGERNRLNLALTLKEGGNLLLLDEPTNDLDVETLSSLENALLEFPGCAVVITHDRWFLDRIATHILAYEGTDENPAQWHWFEGNFEAYEANKIERMGPEAARPHRTTHRKLTRD